From a region of the Hymenobacter jejuensis genome:
- the hutH gene encoding histidine ammonia-lyase, producing the protein MPETFFLNPNERLDLATLSQLLTDQSTVKLGEEARQRIETCHRYLRERLQESDAPIYGINTGFGALCNTSIPPQERQQLQVNLMMSHACGTGEEVPGELVRLMLLLKVQSLSYGHSGVQLATVQRLLDFYNREILPVVYQQGSLGASGDLAPLAHLCLPLLGLGEVNFQGYRLQASDVMHLFSWAPVQLEAKEGLALLNGTQFMLAYAVHCHLRAQRLAQAADVIGALSLEAFGGRREPFDARLHQIRPHAGQITVAKRVYNLLQTSELQDSPKATVQDPYSFRCLPQVHGATHDALAYVAQVVETECNAVTDNPTLFPEDDTILSGGNFHGQPLALALDFLAIAVAELGSISERRTYQLISGQRGLPPFLVAKPGLNSGFMIPQYTAASIVSQNKQLCTPASVDSIVSSNGQEDHVSMGANAATKARRVVENAEQLLGIELLTAAQALEFRRPARTSPQLEEVLAAFRTKVSFVDQDRILYPDLQAAAAFVRSYPWP; encoded by the coding sequence ATGCCCGAAACCTTTTTTCTTAACCCCAACGAGCGGCTGGACCTCGCCACCCTGAGCCAACTGCTCACCGACCAAAGCACCGTCAAGCTCGGCGAGGAAGCCCGTCAGCGCATCGAAACCTGCCACCGCTACCTGCGCGAGCGCCTTCAGGAATCGGATGCTCCGATTTACGGCATCAACACCGGCTTCGGGGCCTTGTGCAACACCAGCATTCCGCCGCAGGAGCGCCAGCAGTTGCAAGTCAACCTGATGATGTCGCACGCCTGTGGCACGGGCGAAGAAGTACCGGGTGAGCTGGTACGGCTCATGCTCTTGCTGAAGGTGCAAAGCCTAAGCTACGGGCACAGTGGCGTGCAGCTGGCTACGGTGCAACGCCTGCTGGACTTCTACAACCGCGAGATTTTGCCCGTCGTGTACCAGCAGGGATCGCTGGGGGCCAGCGGCGATCTGGCACCGTTGGCACATTTGTGTTTGCCGCTGTTGGGGCTAGGCGAAGTGAATTTTCAGGGCTACCGGTTGCAGGCCTCCGATGTCATGCACCTCTTCAGTTGGGCGCCGGTGCAGCTCGAAGCCAAGGAAGGATTAGCCCTGCTCAACGGCACGCAGTTCATGCTGGCGTACGCGGTGCATTGCCATCTGCGGGCCCAGCGGCTGGCTCAGGCCGCGGACGTAATTGGGGCGTTGTCACTGGAAGCTTTCGGCGGGCGCCGCGAACCGTTCGACGCCCGACTCCACCAAATCCGTCCGCACGCCGGGCAGATTACAGTAGCTAAACGAGTTTATAACTTACTACAAACCAGCGAATTACAGGATTCACCTAAAGCCACTGTTCAAGACCCTTATTCCTTCCGCTGCTTGCCGCAAGTACACGGTGCAACCCACGATGCCTTGGCGTATGTAGCGCAAGTAGTCGAGACGGAATGTAACGCTGTCACCGACAACCCGACCTTGTTCCCAGAGGATGACACGATCCTTTCGGGCGGCAATTTTCATGGGCAGCCCTTGGCTTTGGCCCTCGATTTTCTGGCCATAGCGGTGGCCGAACTGGGCAGCATCTCGGAGCGGCGCACGTATCAGCTCATCAGCGGGCAGCGGGGGTTGCCGCCTTTTCTAGTGGCCAAGCCGGGGCTGAATTCGGGTTTCATGATTCCGCAGTATACGGCCGCCAGCATCGTGAGCCAGAACAAACAGCTGTGCACGCCGGCTTCCGTCGATAGCATTGTGAGCAGCAACGGCCAAGAGGACCACGTAAGCATGGGCGCCAACGCGGCCACGAAAGCCCGACGCGTAGTGGAGAACGCCGAGCAATTACTTGGTATTGAGCTACTTACCGCTGCCCAAGCGCTGGAGTTCCGGCGCCCTGCCCGCACCTCTCCACAGTTGGAAGAAGTGCTGGCTGCGTTTCGCACAAAAGTGAGCTTTGTCGATCAGGATCGGATTTTGTACCCCGATTTGCAGGCGGCGGCGGCCTTTGTGCGGAGTTATCCGTGGCCGTAA
- the hisS gene encoding histidine--tRNA ligase, which produces MSIQKPSIPKGTRDFGPAVVARRNYIFGIIRRTFEKFGFAPLETPTLENLSVLTGKYGEEGDQLLFKVLNSGDFLKDVVAEDLVAGTKKVLPKIAEKGLRYDLTVPFARYVVMNRHQLTFPFKRYQIQPVWRADRPQRGRYREFYQCDADVVGTDSLLCEAEIVLMMTEVLNDLGLTDFTIKINHRRVLSAIYQALGGEGTEIDLFTAIDKLDKIGREGVEKELTGRGFSQDAIEKLFALLSVEGPFTEKLERLLAGFVTAGVPPENEQGYKGLQDLQRVVDLLQQSGYQDFAHLDFDVTLARGLSYYTGCIFEIKINNVNMGSVSGGGRYDNLTGAFGLPGVSGVGFSFGVDRLYDCLDELNLFPAATQTTTICLIANFDAEAESAALPVLRQLREAGIPSELYPDHKDKLKKQFQYADQKGIPFLLLQGSEERIQNKFKLKNMRTSAEQLLPLDEVLTALTQAQ; this is translated from the coding sequence ATGAGCATTCAAAAGCCTAGCATCCCCAAAGGCACCCGTGATTTTGGCCCCGCTGTGGTGGCGCGCCGCAACTATATTTTTGGCATCATTCGCCGCACGTTCGAGAAGTTTGGCTTCGCGCCGCTCGAAACGCCCACGCTCGAAAACCTGTCGGTGCTGACCGGCAAATATGGCGAAGAAGGCGACCAGCTGTTGTTTAAAGTGCTGAATTCCGGCGACTTCCTAAAGGACGTCGTAGCTGAGGACTTGGTAGCCGGCACGAAAAAAGTGCTGCCCAAAATTGCCGAAAAAGGCCTGCGCTACGACCTCACAGTGCCGTTTGCGCGCTACGTGGTCATGAACCGGCACCAGCTTACGTTCCCGTTTAAGCGCTACCAGATTCAGCCCGTATGGCGCGCCGACCGCCCGCAGCGCGGCCGTTACCGCGAGTTCTACCAGTGCGACGCCGACGTGGTAGGCACCGATTCGCTCTTGTGCGAGGCCGAGATCGTGCTGATGATGACGGAAGTGCTGAACGATTTGGGCCTGACAGACTTTACCATCAAAATCAATCACCGCCGCGTGTTAAGCGCTATCTATCAGGCACTTGGCGGCGAAGGCACCGAAATCGACCTGTTCACTGCCATCGACAAGCTTGACAAAATCGGGCGCGAAGGCGTCGAAAAAGAACTGACGGGACGCGGTTTTTCTCAGGATGCCATTGAGAAGCTATTTGCGTTGCTCAGCGTGGAAGGGCCGTTCACTGAAAAGCTGGAGCGCCTGCTGGCCGGTTTCGTGACGGCTGGCGTGCCCCCCGAAAATGAGCAAGGCTACAAAGGCCTTCAGGATCTGCAACGGGTAGTAGATTTGTTGCAGCAGTCTGGTTATCAAGATTTTGCCCACCTTGATTTTGATGTAACGCTGGCGCGCGGTCTCTCCTACTACACCGGTTGCATTTTCGAGATCAAGATCAACAACGTGAACATGGGCAGCGTGTCGGGCGGCGGGCGCTACGACAACCTGACGGGCGCCTTTGGCTTGCCGGGTGTGTCGGGCGTGGGCTTTTCGTTCGGCGTCGACCGGCTTTATGACTGCCTCGACGAGCTCAACTTGTTTCCGGCGGCAACCCAAACGACTACCATCTGCCTGATCGCCAACTTCGACGCCGAGGCCGAAAGCGCGGCGTTGCCTGTGTTGCGGCAACTCCGCGAGGCGGGCATCCCGAGCGAGCTGTACCCCGACCACAAAGACAAGCTCAAAAAGCAGTTTCAGTACGCCGACCAGAAAGGCATTCCGTTTCTGCTGCTACAAGGCTCGGAAGAACGCATTCAGAACAAGTTCAAGCTCAAGAACATGCGTACCAGCGCCGAGCAATTGCTCCCGCTAGACGAAGTGCTCACTGCCCTCACCCAAGCGCAGTAA
- a CDS encoding alpha/beta hydrolase, with product MENVSAKTIVFITGSFVHNSCWDEWKTFFEDQGYACLAPPWPHKDASPAELRSQHPYSPIAQVRLADLLDYHTELIRRLPEKPILIGHSFGGLMTQLLVQRGLAAAGVAIHSVPPQGVITLKWSFIRSVTPALGLFTSTTKTYLMPFRHWQYTFTNGMPLAVQQETYEQLVVPESKLASRDGLTKVAKVDFAKPHVPLLFVAGSTDNIIPASLNYANYRRYKKHGDSVTDYKEFAGRNHFVLGQPTWQEDAAYISQWLTRQHIAVELAK from the coding sequence ATGGAAAATGTTAGCGCCAAAACCATCGTGTTTATTACGGGTTCCTTCGTGCACAATAGCTGCTGGGACGAGTGGAAAACATTTTTTGAAGACCAAGGCTACGCTTGCCTCGCGCCACCTTGGCCGCACAAAGACGCATCGCCCGCTGAGCTTCGCAGCCAGCACCCGTACTCGCCCATCGCCCAGGTGCGGTTGGCCGATCTGCTCGACTACCACACCGAACTCATTCGGCGCCTGCCCGAAAAGCCCATCCTGATCGGGCACTCGTTTGGGGGGCTGATGACGCAGTTGCTGGTGCAACGCGGCCTTGCGGCCGCCGGAGTTGCTATTCATTCGGTACCGCCGCAGGGTGTTATTACGCTTAAGTGGTCGTTTATTCGGAGCGTTACGCCTGCGCTGGGCTTGTTTACCTCCACCACAAAGACGTATCTGATGCCATTTCGGCATTGGCAATACACGTTCACCAACGGCATGCCACTGGCAGTGCAACAGGAAACGTACGAGCAGCTGGTCGTGCCGGAATCGAAGTTGGCCTCGCGGGACGGGCTGACGAAAGTAGCCAAAGTTGATTTTGCCAAGCCGCATGTGCCCTTATTGTTTGTGGCCGGCAGCACCGACAACATCATCCCCGCGTCACTCAACTATGCTAATTACCGGCGTTACAAAAAGCACGGTGACTCGGTCACAGACTACAAGGAATTTGCCGGGCGCAACCACTTTGTGCTGGGTCAGCCAACCTGGCAGGAAGACGCAGCCTACATTTCGCAGTGGCTCACGAGGCAACACATAGCTGTTGAATTAGCGAAATAA
- a CDS encoding carboxypeptidase regulatory-like domain-containing protein, whose protein sequence is MKTSFINRTLFGIIFVLACLQLSARTFYNGTLTGKLLDGETNEPIPYATVALLNADDNAYIRDVKTDANGSFKVEKVPFGKYKMSTTVLGYQQMQPKVVFNAVQTRVAVGQVALQPVFRTMVARTAAKQNVAGKSCTKPGMACNTAVRPAAKQRS, encoded by the coding sequence ATGAAAACCTCCTTCATCAACCGCACTCTTTTTGGTATCATCTTCGTTCTGGCCTGCCTCCAGCTCTCGGCCCGCACCTTCTACAACGGCACGCTCACGGGCAAACTGCTTGATGGAGAAACGAATGAACCCATTCCCTACGCTACCGTGGCCCTGCTCAATGCCGATGACAATGCCTACATCCGCGATGTAAAAACCGATGCCAACGGCAGCTTCAAGGTTGAAAAAGTGCCTTTCGGCAAATACAAAATGAGCACGACGGTGCTGGGATATCAGCAAATGCAGCCCAAAGTGGTCTTCAACGCCGTGCAAACGCGTGTTGCCGTCGGCCAAGTGGCGCTACAGCCTGTGTTTCGCACGATGGTGGCTCGCACTGCTGCCAAGCAAAACGTGGCCGGCAAGAGTTGCACCAAACCCGGCATGGCCTGCAACACGGCGGTACGCCCTGCCGCCAAACAGCGCTCGTAA
- a CDS encoding TonB-dependent receptor domain-containing protein yields the protein MKSSTLFSRAQKCLGLLVMLFPLAITDLQAQNPGAVSGTLLDHGNGQALPFANVVLLRPQDSSFVAGAQTTDNGAFIIDKVALGKYLVRATVIGYKPLRRTVDLTSAAPEAKLGPLRLISTATQLAGVTVQGERAAVEDNLDKKVINVEKDLSSVGGSAVNVLQNVPSVTVDQNGNVSMRGSSNITVLVDGKPSGSATGGMGMRLEQIPASSIERVEVITNPSARYDAAGSGGVLNIILKKQKKDGYNGQAIANLGTRDKYSTSLSLNRRTGKLNVFGSYDGRNNRWHNQNSTQQRADVEGVLLSTNQDSRSQQHGRDHNGRLGLDYTISPEQSLTVTVQPNLHRSNNVGNQISRLQTGSEQPTFQTNRTDVSENVNVLDASTDYRRTWAQHKGRELTGSLNYTGLLADVVVGQRLTEGAPDLTAWKQDFHVHLDALEFQSDYVHPLDSTGRIDAGLKGQWQTNNGTDDYLRQNADNQQYAQVLQNSFAYNFQEYLQAGYVTFQNQLGKWNYQAGVRGEYTHTQGEVRGGKGQFNLQYFNLFPSALVARKLSGDQRVQLSYSRRLNRPGFMQLLPFPIYQDQRNYRQGDPSLRPEYINSLEFGHQISKGQATLSTTLFYRQTNNSIQQFRTVDTAATRLNDAGGIVAAMSFRNYGQATSFGAEMSLNQPLTKWWRLTASGSLFRNSITAATGTEATRNNLTGTLRLLNTFNPTPKLDVQLTGNYRAAVITPQGRIEPIYNVDVALRQRLFTDRAALTLRVSDIFNTQRQRLSAYSPGYEATGNFKNETRVGYLGFSWYFGSNKPPKKIEQQPQGSGGGFGG from the coding sequence ATGAAATCCTCTACGCTGTTTAGCCGGGCACAAAAGTGCTTGGGGTTGTTGGTTATGCTCTTTCCGCTGGCTATCACGGACTTACAAGCTCAAAATCCCGGTGCGGTTTCGGGTACCTTACTAGATCACGGTAACGGACAAGCTTTGCCCTTTGCCAATGTGGTGTTGCTCCGGCCCCAAGACTCCAGCTTCGTGGCCGGTGCACAAACAACTGATAATGGCGCATTTATCATCGACAAGGTGGCCCTGGGCAAGTACTTGGTGCGGGCAACCGTAATCGGCTACAAGCCCTTACGCCGCACTGTAGACCTGACCAGCGCCGCTCCGGAAGCCAAACTAGGCCCTTTGCGCCTGATTTCAACGGCCACCCAACTTGCCGGCGTGACGGTGCAAGGCGAGCGGGCCGCCGTGGAAGATAACCTTGATAAAAAGGTGATAAACGTAGAAAAAGACCTGAGCAGCGTGGGCGGCTCGGCCGTGAACGTGCTGCAAAACGTGCCTTCTGTCACCGTCGATCAGAACGGCAACGTGAGCATGCGCGGCAGCAGCAACATCACCGTGCTCGTCGATGGCAAGCCCAGCGGCTCAGCGACGGGCGGCATGGGCATGCGCCTCGAACAGATTCCGGCCAGCTCGATTGAGCGAGTAGAGGTAATCACCAATCCATCAGCGCGTTATGACGCGGCTGGTTCGGGTGGGGTGCTGAACATCATCCTGAAAAAGCAGAAAAAAGATGGCTACAACGGCCAAGCCATTGCCAACCTGGGCACCCGCGACAAATACAGCACCTCGCTGAGCCTAAACCGGCGTACGGGCAAGCTCAACGTGTTCGGCAGCTACGACGGCCGCAACAACCGGTGGCACAACCAGAACTCTACCCAGCAACGTGCTGATGTAGAAGGCGTTCTGCTAAGCACCAACCAGGATTCGCGCAGCCAGCAGCACGGCCGCGATCACAACGGCCGCCTTGGCCTCGACTACACGATTTCGCCGGAACAAAGCCTGACGGTGACTGTGCAGCCCAACCTGCACCGCTCCAACAACGTCGGCAACCAGATTTCGCGCCTCCAGACCGGCAGCGAGCAGCCCACTTTCCAAACCAACCGCACTGATGTGAGCGAAAACGTGAACGTGCTCGACGCTTCCACCGACTACCGTCGCACGTGGGCCCAGCACAAAGGCCGCGAGCTGACCGGCAGCCTCAACTATACGGGCCTGTTGGCTGATGTGGTTGTCGGACAACGACTTACAGAAGGCGCTCCGGACCTCACTGCGTGGAAGCAGGACTTCCATGTTCACCTCGATGCCCTTGAGTTCCAGTCGGACTACGTGCATCCACTGGATTCGACGGGCCGCATAGATGCGGGATTAAAGGGCCAGTGGCAAACCAACAACGGCACCGATGATTACCTACGCCAGAATGCTGATAACCAACAATATGCGCAAGTACTGCAAAACTCGTTCGCCTATAATTTTCAGGAATACCTGCAGGCGGGCTACGTGACGTTCCAAAACCAACTGGGCAAGTGGAACTACCAAGCCGGCGTCCGGGGCGAATACACGCACACCCAGGGCGAGGTGCGCGGTGGCAAAGGTCAGTTTAACCTACAGTATTTCAACCTGTTTCCTTCGGCGCTGGTAGCGCGTAAGCTGTCCGGCGATCAGCGGGTGCAACTCAGCTACTCGCGCCGCCTCAACCGGCCGGGGTTCATGCAGCTGTTGCCCTTTCCGATCTACCAGGATCAGCGCAATTACCGCCAGGGCGACCCCAGCCTGCGCCCCGAATACATCAATAGCCTGGAATTTGGCCACCAGATTTCGAAGGGCCAAGCTACGCTGAGCACTACCCTCTTCTACCGCCAGACCAACAACTCCATCCAGCAGTTCCGCACCGTCGATACGGCGGCCACGCGCCTGAACGATGCCGGCGGCATTGTAGCCGCCATGTCGTTTCGCAACTACGGGCAGGCCACTAGCTTCGGCGCAGAAATGTCTTTAAATCAGCCTCTTACCAAGTGGTGGCGCCTAACGGCTTCGGGTTCGCTGTTTCGCAACAGCATCACGGCGGCAACCGGTACCGAAGCCACACGCAACAACCTCACGGGCACATTGCGTTTGCTCAACACCTTCAATCCCACGCCTAAGCTCGATGTGCAGCTAACCGGCAACTACCGGGCGGCTGTCATCACGCCGCAGGGCCGCATTGAGCCGATCTACAACGTGGATGTAGCCTTGCGCCAGCGCCTCTTCACTGACCGCGCCGCCCTGACGCTGCGGGTGAGCGATATTTTCAACACCCAGCGCCAGCGCCTCTCGGCTTATTCGCCGGGCTACGAGGCCACCGGCAACTTCAAAAACGAAACCCGTGTGGGCTACCTGGGCTTCTCGTGGTACTTCGGCTCGAACAAACCTCCTAAGAAAATCGAGCAGCAGCCCCAGGGCAGCGGTGGTGGCTTCGGCGGCTAA
- a CDS encoding M50 family metallopeptidase, translated as MASTSTPSKRNRSSETKRALLGALLGASVTLLTIDWIESYIRYVRASPLAGWQYFLYLAVGFLTMRLLITALHEGGHFLAAYLLKFRCLTYVVAWLYVERKAARWQVRLKRKPGKIMGYVRAVPAAGPHLRRGLAVYFLGGILANIVTGSAALLAGKALADRHIFAASPELAFVLVQALYLFGGLSIFIGLANLIPFTTSTKHTSDGGHVLRLLRGGASLQRQLALYTLSSVSHAGTRPRNWDAEVVKQLSTAPDGSSFDCTSHFYTYLYHLDNQDFTQAEFHLEKALSLLPLTTAEVQQQLCCEATYFAATHTHDVAQAELWLAKAQQIKPFEAEEGLLAQATVAGAMGNEAAARKSLAALSAQLADINDLASQLLLRERIATQQLELNRRAVLQA; from the coding sequence ATGGCATCAACTTCTACTCCTTCCAAACGCAACAGGTCGTCGGAAACTAAGCGGGCACTGCTGGGTGCATTGCTGGGTGCGAGCGTTACCTTGCTTACAATCGATTGGATTGAAAGCTACATCCGGTACGTGCGGGCATCGCCCTTGGCCGGGTGGCAATACTTTCTGTATCTGGCAGTTGGGTTTTTAACCATGCGCCTGCTGATTACGGCCCTACACGAAGGCGGGCATTTTCTGGCCGCGTACCTGTTGAAGTTTCGGTGCCTGACTTACGTGGTGGCATGGCTGTACGTCGAGCGCAAAGCGGCGCGGTGGCAGGTGCGCTTGAAGCGCAAGCCCGGCAAAATCATGGGATATGTGCGCGCCGTTCCGGCTGCGGGCCCGCATCTGCGGCGCGGCCTGGCCGTTTACTTTTTGGGAGGCATCTTGGCCAATATTGTTACGGGCAGCGCGGCGCTGCTGGCAGGAAAGGCCCTTGCCGATAGACATATCTTTGCAGCCTCTCCCGAACTGGCTTTTGTACTTGTGCAGGCGCTGTACCTGTTTGGCGGCTTGTCCATCTTTATCGGACTTGCCAACCTGATTCCGTTCACTACGTCTACCAAACACACCTCCGACGGCGGCCATGTGTTGCGGCTTTTGCGGGGTGGCGCCTCGTTGCAGCGGCAGTTGGCACTGTATACGCTCTCGAGCGTTTCGCACGCCGGTACACGCCCCCGAAACTGGGATGCCGAGGTAGTAAAGCAATTGTCGACCGCCCCGGACGGCTCCAGCTTTGACTGCACATCGCATTTTTACACTTACTTATATCATCTTGACAATCAAGATTTTACCCAGGCGGAATTTCATCTGGAAAAAGCCCTCAGCCTGCTGCCTCTTACTACGGCAGAGGTGCAACAGCAGCTTTGCTGCGAGGCCACATACTTCGCAGCCACCCACACTCACGACGTAGCGCAAGCCGAACTCTGGCTGGCCAAAGCACAGCAGATCAAACCCTTTGAAGCGGAAGAAGGTCTTTTGGCACAAGCAACGGTGGCCGGAGCTATGGGCAACGAGGCAGCAGCCCGCAAATCGCTGGCGGCGCTTTCGGCCCAGCTGGCCGACATCAACGACTTGGCCAGCCAGCTGCTACTAAGAGAAAGAATTGCTA
- a CDS encoding TIGR02117 family protein encodes MQAVVALLVLLLTGSIVPVNRGFRQTPGGIPVYVVSNGLHTDLVVPLRESRTHTDWLAHVADSAIKQQFASYQYVAFGWGNEGFYLDSYGGHFPRVGTALRALLPSATLMHVDFYRTPPRTGERAVALHVSPAQYQQLVHIIEHSFQPDSAGRFVLRNGAGYTSEDFFFRARGRYHALRTCNDWTNSALRRAGIRAALKAPFAPTVMYQVRQIQQDTVDR; translated from the coding sequence ATGCAAGCTGTAGTCGCCTTACTGGTGTTGCTGCTGACGGGCAGTATTGTGCCCGTCAACCGTGGTTTTCGGCAAACGCCGGGCGGCATTCCGGTGTACGTAGTGTCGAACGGACTGCACACCGATCTGGTGGTGCCGCTACGGGAGTCGCGCACCCACACCGACTGGCTGGCACACGTAGCCGACTCTGCGATTAAACAGCAATTTGCTAGCTATCAGTATGTGGCTTTTGGCTGGGGTAACGAGGGCTTTTACCTCGATTCGTACGGCGGGCACTTCCCCCGCGTGGGTACTGCGTTGCGAGCCCTGCTGCCTTCCGCCACCCTCATGCACGTAGATTTTTACAGGACGCCCCCGCGTACCGGCGAGCGGGCAGTGGCGTTGCACGTTTCGCCTGCGCAATACCAACAGCTGGTGCATATCATCGAGCATTCGTTTCAGCCCGACAGCGCCGGCCGGTTTGTGCTCCGTAACGGGGCCGGCTACACAAGCGAAGACTTTTTCTTTCGCGCCCGTGGCCGCTACCATGCCCTGCGCACCTGCAACGACTGGACCAACAGCGCCCTGCGCCGGGCCGGCATCCGGGCGGCCCTGAAGGCTCCTTTCGCCCCGACCGTGATGTACCAAGTCCGACAAATTCAACAGGACACGGTTGATCGTTAA
- a CDS encoding T9SS type B sorting domain-containing protein, whose product MRFVKMYRQFGLLLVVFLWWGTATQAWAQCAPTPNSGACFRAIDVATKQDVGTNLCVGRQVRFVDCSGRALDPKQVYYAKGPSIVCAFTDTATFYTPTTAGVVVVTQNTQNPLLPGTGIVFSRTFQVLTSPEPAFSVNTCTVGFVQVTVTDQTYDQYFVQIGGGPAIAAVRNQTVSYPIPSGDREVTVTGQYNAATLCSNSSTKAFTPLPSPRRPTIQQLTIQGTSINFQFGALQPEYKYELQVAQASGYRTVAQVPSTSNTFTLANAPIPGCYRLLLTDVCPSGNTSITTQQLCTISLTATSVNGRNQLRWTSDGFNNSYEITRNGQSLALVSGSDTQYEDAAVTCGTTYTYRVTAAGFATSTSNEASVQASAGPAPPAPRLLASFNLNNQVELTATPAGNAAGGQVTYSRNAASTTELKTTSDRTLLDTEPTLAAPLCYTARYQDACGSTSAESPAVCPVILQAQAANPDVSAVNLTWSGFRGPDAAQPVSYRLLTLAADNSVLSTRSVQGTTTLDQQLPANQPIVRYRLEASSNGIISYSNIATVPRRIALAMPTAFTPNGDGLNDVLEVKGRFLTSFQFIVIDRNGQEVFRGTNPTQTWDGRVNGQPPVPGTYVWHFEALDPTGKPFVQNGTVNVLR is encoded by the coding sequence ATGAGATTTGTGAAGATGTACCGTCAGTTCGGCCTGCTTTTAGTGGTTTTTTTGTGGTGGGGAACTGCCACGCAAGCGTGGGCGCAATGCGCTCCGACGCCCAATTCGGGAGCCTGTTTTCGGGCCATTGATGTAGCTACCAAACAAGATGTAGGCACTAACCTATGCGTTGGGCGCCAGGTGCGCTTTGTCGATTGCAGCGGCCGCGCCCTGGACCCGAAGCAGGTATATTATGCGAAAGGGCCTTCCATAGTTTGCGCCTTTACGGATACGGCTACGTTTTACACCCCCACCACTGCTGGCGTCGTAGTCGTGACCCAAAACACCCAAAACCCCTTGTTGCCGGGCACGGGCATCGTGTTTTCGCGCACGTTTCAGGTTCTGACTTCGCCTGAGCCGGCCTTTAGCGTCAACACTTGCACCGTGGGCTTCGTGCAGGTCACCGTTACGGATCAGACTTATGATCAGTACTTTGTGCAAATAGGCGGCGGTCCGGCTATTGCGGCCGTGCGCAACCAAACCGTTTCCTACCCCATTCCGTCGGGCGATCGGGAGGTGACCGTGACGGGGCAATACAACGCGGCCACACTGTGCTCCAATTCCAGCACCAAAGCCTTTACGCCCCTGCCTTCCCCGCGACGGCCTACTATTCAGCAGCTTACGATACAGGGCACGAGCATCAATTTTCAGTTTGGGGCCCTCCAGCCCGAATACAAATACGAGTTGCAGGTGGCTCAGGCGTCGGGCTACCGAACGGTAGCACAGGTGCCGAGCACGAGCAACACTTTCACGCTGGCCAACGCCCCGATTCCGGGCTGTTACCGGCTGCTGCTCACGGATGTGTGCCCGTCCGGCAACACCAGCATCACCACGCAGCAACTGTGCACCATCAGCCTGACCGCGACTTCGGTGAATGGCCGTAACCAGCTGCGCTGGACCTCTGACGGCTTCAACAACAGCTACGAAATCACGCGCAACGGCCAAAGCCTTGCCTTGGTGAGCGGCTCCGATACGCAGTATGAAGATGCGGCCGTCACTTGCGGCACTACTTACACCTACCGCGTGACGGCGGCAGGTTTTGCCACTTCTACTTCCAACGAAGCCTCGGTACAGGCCAGCGCCGGCCCCGCGCCGCCCGCACCGCGTCTTTTGGCTTCTTTCAACCTCAACAACCAAGTAGAGCTCACCGCAACGCCTGCTGGTAATGCGGCCGGCGGCCAAGTGACTTACTCACGGAATGCCGCCAGCACGACCGAGCTCAAAACCACTTCCGACCGGACGTTGCTCGACACGGAACCCACTCTGGCCGCGCCGCTTTGCTATACAGCGCGGTATCAGGATGCGTGCGGCAGTACGTCTGCGGAAAGCCCAGCGGTGTGCCCGGTCATTCTGCAAGCCCAAGCGGCTAACCCAGATGTGTCGGCCGTGAATTTGACGTGGTCCGGATTCCGCGGGCCCGATGCAGCGCAGCCCGTTTCCTACCGCCTGCTCACCCTGGCCGCCGACAACTCGGTGCTAAGCACGCGCTCGGTACAGGGGACCACTACCCTCGATCAGCAACTACCTGCTAATCAACCTATTGTACGTTATCGCTTGGAAGCCAGCAGCAATGGGATAATCAGCTACTCCAACATTGCTACCGTACCCCGCCGCATTGCGCTGGCGATGCCTACGGCTTTTACGCCCAACGGCGATGGCCTCAATGATGTGCTGGAAGTGAAAGGCCGCTTTCTGACCAGCTTCCAGTTTATCGTTATCGACCGCAACGGACAAGAGGTCTTTCGCGGCACCAACCCTACCCAAACCTGGGACGGCCGCGTAAACGGGCAGCCCCCGGTGCCCGGCACCTACGTGTGGCATTTCGAAGCGCTCGACCCGACCGGCAAACCATTTGTGCAGAACGGCACCGTCAATGTTCTGCGCTAA